One Rhodoferax ferrireducens T118 DNA segment encodes these proteins:
- a CDS encoding adenosine deaminase, translated as MTIKPVSQERLPELLRTIPKAELHIHIEGSLEPELMFALAQRNGVSIPYPDVASLRAAYVFDNLQSFLDIYHAGTLVLRTEQDFYDMTHAYLARAAADNVLHAEIFFDPQTHTAHGVSADVVINGLYRACVDARVEFDMNASLILCFLRHLSEQEAFECLEQALPHLDKLVGVGLASSEMGHPPEKFARVFARARELGLRLVAHAGEEGPPAYIWSALDVLKVERIDHGVQAVQDPLLMARLARDRIALTVCPLSNLKLRVFPTLAAHNLGRLLEAGIVATVNSDDPSYFGGYINQNFTQTFAALGLTAQHAYQLAHNSFEASFIDDRLKRQYFDRLAGVFETFE; from the coding sequence ATGACGATCAAACCGGTTTCCCAAGAGCGCCTGCCCGAGCTGCTGCGCACCATCCCGAAGGCCGAGTTGCACATCCACATTGAAGGCTCGCTGGAGCCGGAGTTGATGTTTGCCTTGGCCCAGCGCAACGGCGTGTCCATCCCTTATCCGGATGTGGCGTCCTTGCGCGCGGCCTATGTATTTGACAACCTGCAGAGCTTTCTGGACATCTACCACGCGGGCACGCTGGTGCTGCGTACCGAGCAGGATTTCTATGACATGACGCATGCTTATCTGGCCCGCGCTGCGGCCGACAACGTGCTGCATGCCGAGATATTTTTCGACCCCCAGACGCATACGGCTCACGGCGTGAGCGCGGACGTGGTCATCAACGGCCTGTACCGTGCCTGCGTTGATGCGCGTGTCGAATTTGACATGAATGCCTCCTTGATTCTCTGTTTTTTGCGCCACCTGAGTGAGCAAGAGGCGTTCGAGTGCCTGGAGCAGGCCCTGCCTCACCTTGATAAATTGGTGGGGGTGGGCTTGGCGTCGAGTGAAATGGGTCATCCGCCGGAAAAGTTTGCCCGCGTGTTTGCCCGCGCCCGCGAGCTGGGCCTGCGGCTGGTGGCCCATGCGGGCGAGGAGGGCCCGCCCGCTTACATCTGGAGTGCGCTCGATGTTCTCAAGGTGGAGCGTATCGACCACGGCGTGCAGGCCGTCCAAGACCCGCTGCTGATGGCGCGTCTGGCCAGGGACCGCATTGCGCTCACCGTGTGCCCGCTCTCCAACTTGAAGCTGCGGGTCTTCCCCACCCTGGCGGCGCACAATTTGGGGCGCCTGCTGGAGGCCGGCATCGTGGCGACGGTCAACTCGGATGACCCGTCTTATTTTGGCGGCTACATCAACCAGAACTTCACCCAGACCTTTGCCGCCCTGGGGCTGACGGCCCAGCACGCCTACCAGTTGGCGCACAACAGTTTTGAGGCGAGTTTCATTGACGACAGGCTCAAGCGGCAGTATTTTGATCGTTTGGCGGGCGTATTCGAGACTTTTGAATAA